A DNA window from Vibrio cidicii contains the following coding sequences:
- a CDS encoding methyl-accepting chemotaxis protein: protein MQYLAKLKVRTRLALGFGTLVALMGVLTIIGIQKVNFIDMSLEEVTDINSVKQRYAINYRGSVHDRAIAIRDVAMARSTREISQFEDDIRHLETFYQQSEQNMQRMMSDGVPFSAKERDILRRIDEIQAKTLPLVQEVIAKKTSGVDVSPLLLDKVRPSFANWLTAINEFIDYQESLNQQLTPIARAQANGFQSLMLALSGIAVVISALVAFMIERSFRLSLGSEPYVAQNAIQLMASGELTQHYEPSERGSILHSLSLMSDKLSSIVLNIRRASEQLATQVEAVSSGSSSVFDSAQQQAILTQNMATQLETMHASIDDIAKVVSLTEQNSVNTSDNARDGRVRIAAVAEQMLSVTTAVNDTVAQVKQLEAKTRDIGGIVNMISGISEQTNLLALNAAIEAARAGESGRGFAVVADEVRNLAKRTGEATTQIEAMLKEVQAQTVASVTAMENTQPKVESCQKNTAEASQLLVSIEQQSQDSLNRVRDVVIATDEQVGVVRELVVAMQQISSMSNESIRLMENNQVASQNLNALSNHLKQEVAFFKV, encoded by the coding sequence ATGCAATACCTCGCAAAGTTAAAAGTAAGGACGCGTTTGGCTCTAGGTTTTGGCACCTTAGTCGCTCTAATGGGCGTACTGACCATTATTGGTATTCAAAAAGTCAATTTTATCGATATGAGCTTAGAGGAGGTGACCGACATCAACTCCGTGAAACAGCGCTACGCCATCAACTATCGAGGCAGTGTTCATGACCGAGCGATTGCGATTCGTGATGTGGCGATGGCCCGAAGCACAAGGGAAATTAGCCAGTTTGAAGACGATATACGCCATTTGGAAACCTTTTATCAGCAATCTGAGCAAAACATGCAACGTATGATGTCCGACGGCGTTCCGTTTTCAGCGAAGGAACGGGACATTCTGCGACGAATTGATGAAATACAAGCCAAGACTCTGCCCCTAGTGCAAGAGGTCATCGCGAAGAAAACAAGTGGCGTTGATGTTAGCCCGCTTCTGCTGGATAAGGTTCGGCCAAGTTTCGCCAACTGGTTAACGGCGATCAATGAATTTATTGATTATCAAGAATCTCTCAATCAGCAACTTACGCCAATAGCGCGAGCACAAGCCAATGGATTTCAAAGCCTGATGCTGGCTTTAAGCGGTATCGCGGTCGTGATCTCCGCACTGGTGGCCTTTATGATCGAACGCAGCTTTCGTCTTTCCTTAGGCAGTGAACCGTATGTGGCACAGAATGCCATTCAATTAATGGCCAGCGGCGAACTCACTCAGCACTATGAACCCAGTGAACGCGGTAGCATTCTCCATTCTCTGTCACTGATGTCCGACAAACTGAGCTCGATTGTGCTCAATATCCGCCGCGCATCAGAGCAGTTGGCAACCCAGGTAGAAGCCGTTTCTAGCGGATCTAGCTCGGTGTTTGATTCAGCGCAGCAGCAGGCTATTCTGACGCAGAATATGGCAACTCAGTTAGAAACCATGCACGCGAGTATTGATGACATCGCCAAAGTGGTCAGCCTTACAGAGCAAAACTCGGTCAACACATCGGACAATGCGCGCGATGGTCGCGTTCGCATAGCGGCGGTTGCTGAACAAATGCTTTCTGTCACCACAGCGGTCAATGACACCGTGGCTCAGGTCAAACAGCTTGAGGCAAAAACGCGCGATATCGGTGGAATCGTCAATATGATCAGCGGTATTTCAGAGCAAACCAACTTGCTTGCTCTGAACGCGGCGATCGAAGCGGCACGTGCAGGCGAATCCGGACGCGGTTTTGCCGTGGTAGCCGATGAAGTGAGAAACCTAGCCAAACGCACTGGCGAAGCGACAACACAAATTGAAGCGATGCTCAAAGAAGTGCAGGCCCAGACTGTGGCGAGCGTGACCGCCATGGAGAACACCCAACCTAAAGTCGAGAGTTGCCAGAAAAATACTGCGGAAGCAAGCCAACTGCTGGTGAGCATTGAGCAGCAGTCTCAGGACTCACTCAATCGAGTGCGTGACGTTGTCATTGCGACCGATGAGCAAGTGGGAGTGGTTCGCGAGTTAGTCGTCGCCATGCAACAAATCTCCAGTATGTCGAACGAGTCCATCCGCTTAATGGAGAACAACCAAGTCGCCAGCCAGAACTTGAATGCCCTTTCCAACCATCTCAAACAGGAAGTGGCCTTCTTCAAAGTGTAA
- a CDS encoding SDR family oxidoreductase, with product MNIVIIGGSGGIGLAMVQEVLNRFSEANVHATYHSTTPTWQHPRLTWHALDATQEAQVQALSGQFSRVDWLINCVGVLHTASKGPEKNLNALDADFFLYNLTHNALPSLLLAKHFTAKLKQSEAAKFATLSAKVGSISDNRLGGWYSYRASKAALNMLLKTLAIEWQRSLRKGVVLALHPGTTDTKLSAPFHSNVAPEKLFSPARVAHDLIGLIATATPEQSGGFYAYDGQTLPW from the coding sequence ATGAATATCGTGATCATCGGTGGCAGCGGCGGTATTGGTTTGGCGATGGTGCAAGAAGTGTTGAACCGTTTTAGTGAGGCCAACGTGCATGCGACATACCACAGTACTACGCCGACGTGGCAGCACCCGCGGCTGACTTGGCATGCACTCGATGCCACGCAAGAAGCGCAGGTACAAGCGCTGAGTGGGCAATTTAGCCGAGTCGACTGGCTTATCAACTGTGTCGGCGTACTGCATACAGCAAGTAAAGGACCAGAAAAGAACCTCAATGCCTTAGATGCGGATTTTTTCCTCTACAACCTGACCCACAATGCCTTGCCTAGCCTACTGCTTGCCAAGCATTTCACCGCCAAACTGAAGCAGAGTGAGGCGGCCAAGTTTGCCACACTTTCCGCCAAGGTCGGCAGTATCAGTGATAACCGACTCGGCGGTTGGTACAGCTATCGCGCATCGAAAGCGGCGCTCAATATGCTGCTGAAAACGTTAGCGATTGAATGGCAACGCTCACTGAGAAAAGGGGTGGTGTTGGCACTGCATCCAGGCACGACCGACACCAAACTCTCTGCGCCGTTTCACAGCAATGTCGCCCCAGAGAAACTGTTCAGCCCCGCCCGTGTTGCGCACGATTTGATTGGTTTGATTGCAACGGCGACGCCTGAACAAAGCGGCGGATTTTATGCCTACGATGGTCAGACGCTGCCTTGGTAA